One region of Yersinia bercovieri ATCC 43970 genomic DNA includes:
- the ompR gene encoding two-component system response regulator OmpR, whose product MQENHKILVVDDDMRLRALLERYLTEQGFQVRSVANAEQMDRLLTRESFHLMVLDLMLPGEDGLSICRRLRSQSNPMPIIMVTAKGEEVDRIVGLEIGADDYIPKPFNPRELLARIRAVLRRQANELPGAPSQEEAIIAFGKFKLNLGTREMFREDEPMPLTSGEFAVLKALVSHPREPLSRDKLMNLARGREYSAMERSIDVQISRLRRMVEEDPAHPRYIQTVWGLGYVFVPDGSKA is encoded by the coding sequence ATGCAAGAGAATCACAAGATTCTGGTCGTTGATGACGATATGCGCCTGCGTGCGCTGTTGGAACGTTACCTAACAGAGCAAGGTTTCCAGGTGCGCAGTGTCGCCAATGCTGAACAGATGGATCGCTTGCTGACCCGTGAGTCTTTCCACCTAATGGTACTTGATCTAATGCTGCCAGGCGAAGATGGCCTCTCTATCTGTCGCCGTCTGCGGAGCCAAAGCAACCCGATGCCAATCATTATGGTGACGGCGAAAGGTGAAGAGGTTGACCGTATCGTTGGGCTGGAGATTGGTGCGGACGACTATATTCCGAAGCCGTTCAACCCACGCGAGCTGCTGGCACGTATCCGCGCAGTATTACGACGTCAGGCTAATGAATTACCGGGCGCACCATCGCAAGAAGAAGCCATTATTGCATTTGGTAAGTTCAAACTGAATTTGGGCACCCGCGAGATGTTTCGTGAAGATGAGCCTATGCCACTGACCAGCGGTGAATTCGCGGTGCTGAAAGCTTTGGTGAGTCATCCTCGCGAACCGTTATCCCGCGATAAACTGATGAATTTGGCCCGTGGCCGTGAATACAGCGCGATGGAACGTTCCATCGACGTGCAGATTTCGCGCTTGCGCCGCATGGTGGAAGAGGATCCGGCGCACCCGCGTTATATCCAAACCGTATGGGGCTTGGGTTACGTATTCGTGCCGGACGGCAGTAAAGCATGA
- the greB gene encoding transcription elongation factor GreB has translation MAKSNYITREGWQALDRELHYLWREERPVVTQAVSEAAAMGDRSENAEYIYGKKRLREIDRRVRFLTKRLEVLKVVDPDPRQEGKVFFGAWVRVENEAEEQRIFRLVGPDEFDPAKKWISIDSPVARALIGKQVDDEVTVQTPNGEATYWILEIRYRPFDESVDN, from the coding sequence ATGGCTAAAAGCAACTATATTACCCGTGAGGGCTGGCAGGCGCTGGATCGTGAGCTGCATTATCTGTGGCGAGAAGAGCGTCCGGTGGTCACGCAGGCGGTATCTGAAGCGGCGGCGATGGGTGACCGCTCGGAAAATGCCGAATATATTTATGGTAAGAAGCGGCTGCGGGAGATTGATCGCCGGGTGCGCTTTCTTACCAAGCGCCTGGAGGTGCTGAAAGTGGTCGATCCGGACCCGCGTCAGGAGGGCAAAGTCTTTTTTGGCGCTTGGGTACGGGTAGAGAATGAAGCCGAAGAGCAGCGTATCTTCCGTTTGGTCGGGCCGGATGAGTTCGATCCCGCGAAAAAATGGATTTCTATCGACTCACCAGTGGCCCGCGCTCTGATTGGCAAACAGGTGGATGATGAGGTGACGGTTCAGACACCCAATGGTGAGGCGACCTACTGGATTTTAGAGATTCGCTATCGCCCATTCGACGAAAGTGTTGATAATTAG
- a CDS encoding C80 family cysteine peptidase — MESNNYDVNANNDEISTISLSRNDRNIKYQDYNNLGDTDIQPPPHTLDTWSKINTSDITNANNTDLDGMNYDYQIIIELSGESEIVRGDERLASKHPDKTVIMQYDINSGELKTVYGDLDKMQGDNVRWILSSHGSKEVNGKNTLFAGYTPEQLAAGLAKLRIKNTQLINPNRIVLAGCSLGSDGSVDHYGLNAARLLWDNGFTASVRAYTEIIEIDETGERHTFERGNIQRRKYKRHRVDYSKKDNQPIMVNEVAAVQLLVNDISNERISIDQALTTYADILDHFLPGNNKETSLSLLNEVINSDEHYVEFNDYVDKMLDGEVENTVKFSDYLLKRGSSDRNRVINTWKTPDPEAIYANPLAKPTNMSYDYQVIIEFADDDILIQGDEQLASKHPDRTLIIQYDIKSKESRIVFGDPNKLQGSRVRWILSGHGNGEQHLLEYYSAEEIYAGVDFLKKSRNMIEPERVILLSCELGVNPDDGIENHFALEYAELMQKNKDKASLRAYSQEIVIDDNGQRLTTVHKSEEFHSKNSEHRIDYYTTSDGQLTINDMPIVTYILLDIVSERINAVEAAEKYKKHLEYYFSDSDGEIDIKMLSQTANDPLKWQKFIDHIINSQDNIEPQKGNTWFYDGDHRSRSLKEKIDVPVTLFDYISEYPDKYNKLSETSQHELSSLKDTMENSGLSLMSNNRLVKITNKLGRANQAIAFTRLSISTSVMMNIYNSPETTEQEKKEIDEQLALNWSEFSVDFGIDVMQPYFEKGAMFFAKKVPLTKGISQIGSRVGSQIAKSAGAILNIASAGFDTYNVVKIYGQLEKETDPDNARDLIVNGTFSALGAGVGILTAAALAVGFAIAGPIGILAGIGISLATMIYNAASTIAKIKEQIDLTPWEEINNGTRLAFGADLEKSVAARLDEKQKRLMRESIDQYAQEIANKRLIPSGVTEYYYAYDKYGEVKKIQYYYINKEKNDYLLDILNFKVDGFFMHKGELINKDTGQIVSESYYKKSWIKCSYKEYEEYGENKEYIVETRLEDAFDVSENTDIAIILDKEVFESKYSDDYVEYNNILALDKARSERMGHLLLSSSANKKEHFNTGVGDAYIFADRHTQNSFDITQGRKVFYGGDLDDVFYLHGNELIETSQPSQLDGRKGEDTISVLGVNHHNVIGYKIDLMSGTVHYNFKHPSINKTNATRLLANISNIEHIHSSEDTDDILIGNDQVNVINGMGGWDILKGYGGNDLLSLQSGEAYGGAGFDNYKILQNKQANSVSVTLFEQPRNETSNVILDYSLQNIDDIYLSGNDVYILLNNENNTVTTLMLKDVYSDIESGDKIRNNDFIFYTKDGFILQPQWQTTLVNKSSYNDGDFNSTLTTYQFSNKSSTLSDANNHVQNSFISKKGGVNTVKIDNVDVVLKKFIDPMLIGHKFSSDTLEGNVQDNIFHQLGAGDNIYVSSGDDEYIIDTMVLPDNAKHDTLTLSNNGRHDWTIGNEQTFYLNDISGDDLQITLNISYGEQEAIISHKYLPDDYLKIKLPMPEDCNMVLNEFFVVDKDKKCFIVKYNFLEAIISHQPPFEIPGHRNLTKNNDYFTIPKGDYLTDSLDVFVDNDIDQLIIDIANMQNQIKKDSAVSNDYSYLSSSGMPMIVASQ, encoded by the coding sequence ATGGAAAGTAATAATTATGATGTGAACGCTAATAACGATGAGATTTCAACCATTTCATTGTCTCGTAATGATAGAAATATTAAATATCAGGATTATAATAATCTTGGTGATACAGATATTCAACCACCCCCCCATACACTTGATACTTGGAGCAAGATAAATACAAGTGATATTACAAATGCGAATAATACTGACCTTGATGGTATGAATTACGATTATCAAATTATTATTGAATTATCAGGCGAATCAGAAATAGTTCGTGGTGATGAACGTCTGGCTAGTAAACATCCAGATAAAACAGTCATCATGCAATATGATATTAACAGTGGTGAGTTGAAAACGGTTTATGGTGATTTGGACAAAATGCAGGGTGATAATGTCCGTTGGATATTAAGTTCCCATGGAAGTAAAGAAGTTAATGGCAAAAATACACTTTTTGCTGGCTATACACCGGAACAGTTGGCGGCGGGTTTAGCAAAATTAAGAATAAAAAATACTCAATTAATTAATCCCAATAGAATTGTTCTGGCTGGCTGTAGTTTAGGTAGTGACGGGAGTGTCGATCATTACGGATTAAATGCCGCCAGGCTGTTATGGGATAATGGATTTACAGCTTCTGTTCGAGCCTATACAGAAATCATTGAAATTGATGAGACTGGAGAGCGGCATACTTTCGAAAGAGGAAATATACAAAGGAGAAAATATAAACGTCATCGTGTTGACTACAGCAAAAAAGACAACCAGCCCATAATGGTTAATGAGGTTGCAGCAGTACAACTATTAGTTAATGATATTAGTAATGAGAGAATAAGTATTGACCAAGCATTAACAACGTACGCAGATATTCTTGACCATTTTCTTCCTGGTAATAATAAAGAAACTTCATTATCATTATTAAATGAGGTTATTAATAGTGATGAGCACTATGTTGAATTTAATGATTATGTTGATAAAATGCTGGATGGTGAAGTAGAAAATACAGTTAAATTCTCTGACTATTTATTAAAAAGAGGATCTTCCGATAGAAATAGAGTAATCAATACGTGGAAAACACCTGACCCAGAAGCTATTTATGCAAATCCTTTAGCAAAACCAACCAACATGAGTTATGACTACCAAGTAATAATTGAGTTTGCTGATGATGATATCCTGATACAGGGTGATGAACAACTTGCCAGTAAACACCCAGATAGAACACTTATTATCCAGTACGACATTAAGAGTAAAGAGTCACGGATTGTTTTTGGGGACCCGAATAAATTGCAGGGCAGCCGTGTTAGGTGGATATTAAGTGGGCACGGTAATGGTGAACAGCACTTGTTGGAATATTACTCAGCTGAGGAGATATATGCGGGTGTTGATTTTCTGAAAAAGTCTAGAAATATGATAGAACCAGAAAGAGTCATATTGCTTTCTTGTGAATTGGGAGTAAATCCAGATGATGGAATAGAAAATCATTTTGCTTTAGAATATGCTGAATTAATGCAGAAAAATAAAGATAAAGCATCATTACGTGCTTACAGTCAAGAGATCGTTATTGATGATAATGGACAGCGTCTTACAACTGTACATAAATCTGAAGAATTTCACAGTAAAAATAGTGAACATCGGATTGATTACTATACTACATCTGATGGGCAGTTAACAATAAATGACATGCCAATTGTAACCTATATTCTTCTGGATATTGTTTCTGAGAGAATAAATGCAGTTGAGGCAGCTGAAAAATATAAAAAACATCTGGAATATTACTTTTCTGATAGTGACGGTGAAATAGATATTAAAATGTTGTCACAAACGGCTAATGATCCACTTAAATGGCAAAAGTTCATTGATCATATTATCAATAGCCAAGATAACATTGAACCACAGAAAGGCAATACGTGGTTCTATGATGGAGATCATCGCTCACGAAGTTTAAAGGAAAAGATAGACGTTCCAGTGACATTATTCGATTATATTTCTGAATATCCTGATAAATATAATAAACTCAGTGAAACGTCTCAACATGAATTATCTTCGTTAAAAGATACCATGGAAAATAGTGGGTTATCTCTGATGAGTAATAATAGACTGGTTAAAATAACAAATAAATTAGGACGAGCTAATCAGGCTATTGCTTTTACCCGATTATCTATATCGACCTCAGTGATGATGAATATATATAACTCACCAGAAACTACTGAACAAGAAAAAAAAGAAATTGATGAGCAATTGGCTTTAAATTGGAGTGAGTTTTCGGTTGATTTTGGCATAGATGTTATGCAGCCCTATTTTGAAAAAGGGGCTATGTTCTTTGCCAAAAAAGTACCCTTAACCAAGGGAATTAGCCAGATTGGTTCCCGTGTAGGAAGTCAAATTGCAAAATCTGCCGGGGCGATACTTAATATTGCTTCTGCCGGGTTCGATACTTATAACGTTGTTAAAATATATGGCCAGTTAGAAAAAGAAACTGATCCAGATAACGCAAGGGATCTTATTGTAAATGGGACATTCTCTGCGTTAGGTGCTGGTGTGGGTATTTTAACTGCTGCCGCCTTAGCCGTAGGCTTTGCTATAGCGGGGCCAATAGGCATTCTTGCTGGTATCGGTATCTCATTGGCCACAATGATTTATAATGCAGCCTCGACAATTGCAAAAATAAAAGAGCAAATTGATTTAACACCTTGGGAAGAAATTAATAATGGTACGCGGCTGGCTTTTGGCGCAGACCTGGAGAAGAGTGTTGCGGCTCGGTTAGATGAAAAGCAGAAGCGTCTCATGCGTGAAAGTATAGATCAATATGCACAAGAAATAGCGAATAAGAGATTAATTCCCTCAGGAGTGACAGAGTATTATTATGCTTATGATAAATATGGTGAAGTTAAAAAAATACAATATTATTATATAAACAAAGAGAAGAACGATTATCTTCTTGATATTTTAAATTTTAAAGTTGATGGCTTTTTTATGCATAAAGGGGAATTGATAAATAAAGACACTGGTCAGATAGTATCTGAGAGCTATTATAAAAAAAGCTGGATAAAGTGTAGTTACAAAGAGTATGAAGAGTACGGAGAAAATAAAGAATATATTGTTGAAACAAGGCTGGAAGATGCCTTTGATGTCAGTGAAAATACCGATATTGCCATTATCCTTGATAAGGAGGTATTTGAAAGTAAATATTCAGATGATTATGTAGAATATAATAATATTCTAGCCTTGGATAAAGCAAGATCAGAACGTATGGGACATTTATTACTTAGCTCTTCTGCTAACAAAAAAGAGCATTTTAATACTGGTGTGGGAGATGCCTATATCTTTGCTGATCGTCATACACAAAACAGCTTTGATATTACTCAAGGTAGAAAAGTGTTTTATGGCGGTGATCTGGATGATGTATTCTATCTCCATGGTAATGAATTAATAGAAACCTCCCAGCCAAGTCAACTTGATGGTCGGAAAGGAGAGGATACTATTTCTGTTTTGGGTGTTAATCATCACAATGTTATTGGATATAAAATTGATTTAATGTCCGGAACAGTTCACTATAATTTTAAGCATCCATCGATAAACAAAACTAATGCAACACGATTGCTGGCAAATATTTCTAATATTGAGCATATACACAGTTCTGAAGATACCGATGATATATTGATTGGTAATGATCAGGTCAATGTCATCAATGGGATGGGGGGCTGGGATATCTTGAAAGGTTATGGTGGAAATGACCTGCTCTCATTACAATCTGGTGAAGCTTATGGTGGTGCAGGCTTCGATAACTATAAGATTTTACAAAATAAGCAGGCTAATTCGGTTTCAGTCACCCTATTCGAACAACCGAGAAATGAAACTAGCAATGTCATATTAGATTATTCTTTACAAAACATAGACGATATTTATTTGTCTGGGAATGATGTTTACATTTTATTAAATAATGAGAACAATACAGTTACCACTTTGATGCTTAAAGATGTTTACAGTGATATTGAGAGTGGTGATAAGATAAGAAACAATGACTTCATATTTTATACCAAAGATGGATTTATTTTACAGCCTCAGTGGCAGACGACGTTAGTCAATAAGAGTAGCTATAATGATGGGGACTTTAATTCAACTTTAACTACCTATCAATTTTCAAATAAGTCATCTACTCTATCGGACGCTAATAATCATGTTCAGAATTCATTTATCTCTAAAAAAGGTGGCGTGAATACAGTTAAGATAGATAATGTTGATGTGGTATTAAAAAAATTCATTGATCCAATGTTGATCGGGCATAAATTTAGCTCAGATACATTGGAAGGGAATGTACAAGATAATATATTTCATCAGCTAGGTGCAGGTGACAATATATATGTGTCAAGTGGTGATGATGAATATATTATTGATACTATGGTGCTACCCGATAATGCTAAGCACGACACATTAACGTTATCGAATAATGGGCGGCATGATTGGACTATAGGGAATGAGCAGACCTTTTACCTTAATGATATCAGTGGGGATGATCTACAGATAACTTTAAATATATCTTATGGTGAGCAAGAAGCTATCATTAGCCACAAATACTTACCTGATGATTACTTGAAAATAAAATTACCTATGCCAGAAGATTGTAATATGGTCCTTAATGAATTTTTTGTGGTCGATAAGGATAAAAAATGCTTTATCGTTAAATATAATTTTCTTGAGGCTATTATTTCACACCAGCCTCCGTTTGAAATTCCTGGCCACAGAAATCTCACTAAAAATAATGACTATTTCACTATTCCGAAAGGTGATTATTTGACTGATTCGTTAGATGTATTTGTGGATAATGATATTGATCAGTTAATTATTGATATAGCTAACATGCAGAATCAAATAAAAAAAGATTCAGCCGTCTCTAATGATTATAGTTATCTTAGCTCATCAGGTATGCCTATGATTGTTGCTTCCCAGTAA
- the hslR gene encoding ribosome-associated heat shock protein Hsp15: MKDKRAADESIRLDKWLWAARFYKTRAIARDMVDGGKVHYNGQRGKPSKLVELNAEIRLRQGNDERTVRVLALQGQRRGASEAQAMYEETEASIVNREKVAQARKLNALTMPHPDRRPDKKERRDLIKFKQGEPE; encoded by the coding sequence ATGAAGGATAAGAGAGCCGCGGACGAATCGATTCGACTGGATAAGTGGCTATGGGCGGCCCGGTTTTATAAAACCAGAGCCATCGCTCGTGACATGGTGGATGGCGGTAAAGTCCATTACAACGGCCAGCGCGGGAAACCCAGCAAGCTGGTTGAACTCAATGCTGAAATTCGTCTGCGTCAGGGCAATGACGAGCGCACGGTACGGGTGTTGGCGTTACAAGGTCAGCGCCGTGGTGCTAGCGAAGCGCAGGCCATGTATGAAGAGACCGAGGCCAGTATCGTCAACCGCGAGAAAGTAGCGCAAGCGCGCAAACTGAATGCCCTGACCATGCCACACCCAGATAGGCGACCGGATAAAAAAGAGCGTCGCGACCTAATCAAATTTAAACAAGGCGAGCCTGAGTAA
- the hslO gene encoding Hsp33 family molecular chaperone HslO, whose product MSNHDQLHRYLFTNHAVRGELVSVNETYQQVLANHDYPPAVKKLLGEMLVATSLLTATLKFDGDITVQLQSTDGPLTLAVINGNNQQEMRGVARFKGEISDESTLKEMVGNGYLVITITPAKGERYQGVVALEGETIGACLESYFMQSEQLPTRLFIRTGEVEGKAAAGGMLLQVMPAQERNEDEFDHLAQLTTTIKAEELFTLPANEVLYRLYHQEEVTLYEPQNVSFRCTCSRERCADALVTLSEDDIKEMLEQDGNIDMHCEYCGNHYLFDAVDIASIKSGNSASSEQIH is encoded by the coding sequence ATGTCTAATCATGACCAATTACACCGCTATCTGTTTACTAACCATGCTGTGCGCGGTGAGCTGGTTTCAGTCAATGAAACCTACCAGCAGGTATTAGCCAATCACGATTACCCTCCTGCGGTAAAAAAACTGCTGGGTGAAATGTTGGTCGCGACCAGCTTGCTGACCGCCACCCTGAAATTTGATGGTGATATCACCGTGCAATTGCAGAGTACCGATGGCCCCCTGACACTGGCGGTAATTAACGGGAATAACCAGCAAGAGATGCGCGGTGTCGCCCGTTTCAAAGGCGAAATCAGTGATGAAAGCACACTAAAAGAGATGGTCGGCAACGGCTATCTGGTGATCACCATTACGCCAGCAAAAGGTGAGCGCTATCAGGGCGTGGTGGCACTGGAAGGCGAGACCATCGGCGCTTGCCTCGAAAGTTACTTTATGCAATCTGAACAGCTCCCGACTCGCCTATTTATCCGTACCGGCGAAGTGGAAGGTAAAGCGGCGGCGGGCGGTATGCTGCTGCAAGTTATGCCTGCGCAAGAGCGCAATGAAGATGAGTTTGATCATCTGGCACAACTGACCACCACCATCAAAGCCGAGGAGTTATTCACTCTGCCGGCCAATGAGGTGCTGTATCGTTTATACCATCAGGAGGAAGTGACGCTTTATGAGCCACAAAACGTGAGTTTCCGCTGCACCTGCTCGCGCGAACGTTGTGCGGATGCATTAGTCACGTTATCGGAAGATGACATCAAAGAGATGCTGGAGCAGGACGGCAATATTGATATGCACTGCGAGTATTGCGGCAATCACTACCTTTTTGATGCGGTAGATATCGCCTCAATCAAGAGCGGCAATAGTGCATCTTCTGAACAAATTCATTAA
- the pckA gene encoding phosphoenolpyruvate carboxykinase (ATP) — MSVKGITPQELAAYGIHNVSEIVYNPSYDLLFQEETKPTLEGYERGTLTTTGAIAVDTGIFTGRSPKDKYIVRDAITQDTVWWADQGKGKNDNKPLSQETWSHLKGLVTEQLSGKRLFVVDTFCGANADSRLQVRFVTEVAWQAHFVKNMFIRPTDEELADFEPDFIVMNGAKCTNPNWKEQGLNSENFVAFNLTERMQLIGGTWYGGEMKKGMFSMMNYLLPLKGIASMHCSANVGEKGDVAIFFGLSGTGKTTLSTDPKRKLIGDDEHGWDDDGVFNFEGGCYAKTIKLSEEAEPDIYHAIRRDALLENVVVLPDGTVDFNDSSKTENTRVSYPIYHIENIVKPVSKAGHATKVIFLTADAFGVLPPVSRLTANQTQYHFLSGFTAKLAGTERGVTEPTPTFSACFGAAFLSLHPTQYAEVLVKRMQAVGAQAYLVNTGWNGTGKRISIKDTRAIIDAILNGEIDKAETFTLPIFDLAVPMALPGVDPAILDPRDTYADIAQWQEKAEDLARRFTTNFDKYTDTPAGAALMSAGPKI; from the coding sequence ATGAGTGTTAAAGGAATTACCCCGCAGGAGCTCGCCGCCTATGGCATCCATAACGTCAGCGAGATTGTTTACAACCCAAGCTATGATTTACTGTTCCAAGAAGAGACCAAACCCACGCTGGAAGGATACGAGCGCGGAACCCTCACCACCACAGGAGCAATAGCGGTCGATACCGGCATCTTTACCGGGCGCTCGCCAAAAGATAAATATATTGTCCGCGATGCTATTACACAGGACACCGTGTGGTGGGCCGATCAGGGCAAAGGTAAAAACGATAATAAGCCGCTGAGCCAAGAGACTTGGAGCCACCTGAAAGGGCTGGTCACCGAGCAACTCTCTGGCAAGCGCCTGTTTGTTGTTGATACCTTCTGCGGGGCTAATGCCGACAGTCGCTTGCAAGTTCGCTTTGTCACTGAAGTGGCCTGGCAGGCGCATTTCGTCAAAAACATGTTTATCCGCCCGACAGACGAAGAGCTGGCCGATTTCGAGCCTGATTTTATCGTCATGAATGGCGCTAAATGCACTAACCCGAACTGGAAAGAGCAGGGCCTGAACTCCGAGAACTTTGTTGCCTTTAACCTGACGGAACGTATGCAGCTGATTGGCGGCACATGGTACGGCGGTGAAATGAAGAAAGGTATGTTCTCGATGATGAACTACCTGCTGCCACTGAAGGGCATTGCTTCCATGCACTGCTCGGCCAACGTCGGTGAAAAAGGCGATGTCGCTATCTTCTTCGGCCTGTCCGGCACCGGTAAAACCACGCTATCTACCGACCCGAAACGTAAGTTGATCGGCGATGACGAACACGGCTGGGACGATGACGGCGTCTTTAACTTTGAAGGTGGCTGCTACGCGAAAACCATCAAGTTATCCGAAGAAGCTGAGCCAGATATTTACCACGCCATTAGACGCGATGCTCTGCTAGAAAACGTGGTGGTGCTGCCAGATGGCACTGTTGACTTCAATGACAGCTCCAAAACTGAAAACACTCGTGTTTCTTACCCGATCTACCACATCGAAAACATCGTTAAGCCAGTTTCCAAAGCGGGCCATGCCACTAAGGTCATCTTCCTGACTGCCGATGCCTTTGGCGTATTGCCGCCAGTATCACGTCTGACCGCAAATCAAACCCAGTATCACTTCCTCTCTGGCTTTACCGCTAAGCTGGCCGGTACTGAGCGCGGTGTCACCGAGCCGACCCCAACCTTCTCCGCCTGTTTTGGTGCAGCTTTCTTATCGCTGCATCCAACGCAATATGCTGAAGTGCTGGTTAAACGTATGCAGGCAGTGGGCGCACAGGCCTATCTGGTCAACACCGGCTGGAATGGGACCGGCAAACGTATCTCCATCAAGGATACCCGCGCCATCATTGATGCCATCCTGAACGGCGAAATTGACAAGGCAGAAACCTTCACCCTGCCAATCTTCGATCTGGCGGTGCCAATGGCATTACCGGGTGTGGATCCCGCCATTCTCGATCCACGTGACACTTACGCGGATATCGCGCAATGGCAGGAGAAAGCGGAAGATTTAGCGAGACGTTTCACCACCAACTTTGATAAATATACCGATACCCCAGCAGGGGCAGCGTTGATGAGCGCAGGGCCGAAGATCTAG